A part of Jeotgalibaca porci genomic DNA contains:
- a CDS encoding type II toxin-antitoxin system death-on-curing family toxin — protein sequence MIRYLTERELVMINTLQIQRYSPDEQIGVKEPTALNMCVALPKQAVFGKELYPTLFDKAAILYQKLVQKHCFHNANKRTALVAVHTFLRLNGVTLTVSNKEIEDYTVAIATDKDLTWEAISSWLEVHSK from the coding sequence ATGATTCGTTATTTAACCGAACGGGAATTAGTTATGATTAATACGCTGCAGATTCAACGTTACAGCCCGGATGAGCAGATTGGTGTAAAGGAACCAACAGCCTTGAACATGTGTGTGGCTTTACCAAAACAGGCTGTATTTGGTAAAGAGCTCTATCCGACTCTGTTTGATAAAGCAGCCATATTGTACCAAAAACTAGTTCAGAAACACTGTTTTCACAATGCCAATAAGCGGACCGCACTGGTGGCGGTTCATACATTTTTACGTTTAAATGGTGTGACATTAACCGTTAGCAATAAAGAAATAGAAGACTATACGGTAGCGATTGCCACGGATAAAGACCTCACCTGGGAAGCTATTTCTTCATGGCTCGAAGTGCATTCAAAATAA